One genomic window of Helicobacter kayseriensis includes the following:
- the purN gene encoding phosphoribosylglycinamide formyltransferase — translation MLNIAVFASGNGSNLEVLLNTPFKNGKIALVVSNNPKAYALERAKNHQIPSIAIPRCDYPSQQAFEECILKHLKEHHIDCIVLAGFMLILSPFFIQHFPNKIINVHPSLIPAFCGEGFYGIKVHEAVLQYGVKVSGASVHFVNEIVDGGQIIAQKAVSISKQETPQSLQKKISALEHKLLPKGVQILINQTIQAKRK, via the coding sequence ATGCTAAACATTGCTGTCTTTGCCTCAGGCAATGGAAGCAATCTTGAAGTGCTTCTCAATACGCCCTTCAAAAATGGGAAAATTGCACTTGTCGTCTCCAATAATCCCAAAGCCTATGCACTTGAGCGGGCCAAAAATCATCAAATCCCCTCTATTGCTATCCCAAGATGTGATTATCCCTCTCAGCAAGCCTTTGAAGAATGCATTCTCAAACACCTCAAAGAACACCACATCGATTGCATCGTGCTAGCTGGATTTATGCTTATTCTTAGCCCCTTTTTTATTCAACACTTTCCCAATAAAATCATCAATGTTCATCCTTCTTTGATTCCTGCATTTTGTGGAGAGGGTTTTTATGGAATCAAGGTGCATGAAGCAGTCTTGCAATATGGTGTCAAAGTCAGCGGAGCAAGCGTGCATTTTGTCAATGAGATCGTTGATGGAGGGCAAATCATTGCCCAAAAAGCAGTCTCAATCTCCAAGCAAGAAACACCCCAAAGCTTACAAAAAAAGATTTCTGCACTCGAACACAAACTCCTACCCAAAGGAGTTCAAATCCTCATCAACCAAACCATTCAAGCAAAAAGGAAATAA
- a CDS encoding IMP cyclohydrolase gives MEKKINEVLSSHRYFGRGILIGQSPDSQSIFLAYFLMGRSPNSQNRIFYTQGNDVKIDFFDPKCVQDPSLIFYPPIVHHHNQIIITNGDQTSTILESLQQNKTFQDALRQREFEPDAPHFTPRISALITLSPTPTYQMSILKAFHNSCNRFFYEYESIAGIGHLIHTYAYDSHPLPSFLGEPKALQIPSTLEEFATLIWNHLDAEYKISLCVQSIHLHTQQVQTLIFNTKEK, from the coding sequence ATGGAAAAAAAAATCAATGAAGTTTTAAGTTCTCATCGCTATTTTGGACGAGGGATCCTCATAGGACAAAGTCCTGATTCTCAATCCATCTTTTTGGCTTACTTTTTAATGGGAAGAAGTCCAAATAGTCAAAATCGCATCTTCTACACTCAAGGAAATGATGTAAAAATTGACTTTTTTGATCCAAAATGTGTCCAAGATCCTTCGCTGATTTTTTATCCACCTATCGTGCATCATCACAATCAAATCATCATCACCAATGGAGATCAAACCTCTACGATTTTAGAATCTCTCCAACAAAACAAGACCTTTCAAGATGCATTAAGACAAAGAGAGTTTGAACCTGATGCTCCTCATTTCACTCCACGCATCAGTGCACTTATCACGCTCTCTCCTACTCCCACCTATCAAATGAGTATCCTCAAAGCTTTTCACAATTCTTGCAATCGGTTTTTTTATGAATATGAAAGCATCGCTGGAATTGGCCATTTGATCCATACTTATGCTTATGACTCTCATCCCCTTCCTTCTTTTTTGGGAGAACCTAAGGCCCTTCAGATTCCCTCAACTCTAGAAGAATTTGCCACATTGATTTGGAATCATCTTGATGCAGAATACAAAATCTCTCTTTGCGTCCAATCTATCCATCTTCACACACAACAAGTCCAAACTCTCATCTTCAACACAAAGGAAAAATAA